The proteins below come from a single Mucilaginibacter mali genomic window:
- a CDS encoding serine hydroxymethyltransferase: protein MKRDKLIFELLDEEQNRQEEGLELIASENFVSRQVMEAAGSVATNKYAEGLPGKRYYGGCQIVDEIETIAIDRAKQLFNAEWVNVQPHSGAQANAAVMLACLQPGDKILGFDLSHGGHLTHGSPVNFSGKLYKPFFYGVVKETGRIDYEQLKATALAEKPKMIICGASAYSRDWDYEFIRAVADEIGALVLADISHPAGLIARGLLTDPLPHCHIVTTTTHKTLRGPRGGLIMMGKDFENPWGLKTPKGEVRMMSNLLDMAVFPGTQGGPLEHIIAAKAVAFGEALSEGYMKYIVQVKKNAEAMATELVARGYDIISGGTDNHLILIDLRNKNISGKAAEAALGVADITVNKNMVPFDDKSPFVTSGIRIGTAAVTTRGMKEKEMEKIIELIDGVINAPEDEHSLKKIRKHVHSLTEKFPLYK, encoded by the coding sequence ATGAAACGAGATAAACTGATATTTGAATTGTTAGACGAAGAACAGAACAGGCAGGAAGAAGGCCTGGAACTGATAGCTTCGGAAAATTTTGTGAGCAGGCAGGTGATGGAAGCCGCCGGTTCGGTAGCAACCAATAAATATGCCGAGGGCCTGCCCGGCAAACGCTACTATGGCGGTTGCCAGATTGTTGACGAAATTGAAACAATTGCCATCGACCGTGCAAAACAACTGTTCAATGCCGAGTGGGTGAACGTGCAGCCACATAGCGGCGCGCAGGCCAACGCGGCAGTAATGCTGGCTTGTTTGCAGCCGGGCGATAAAATATTAGGGTTCGATCTTTCGCATGGCGGCCACCTGACCCACGGCTCGCCGGTAAACTTTTCGGGCAAACTGTACAAGCCGTTCTTTTACGGGGTGGTTAAAGAAACCGGCCGTATTGATTACGAACAACTGAAAGCAACTGCCTTGGCAGAGAAACCAAAAATGATCATCTGCGGTGCTTCGGCTTACTCGCGCGATTGGGATTACGAGTTTATCCGTGCCGTGGCTGATGAAATTGGCGCTTTGGTACTGGCCGATATTTCGCACCCCGCAGGTTTAATTGCCCGTGGTTTATTGACCGATCCGCTGCCACATTGCCATATCGTTACTACAACTACTCATAAAACCCTGCGCGGCCCGCGTGGCGGCCTGATCATGATGGGTAAGGATTTTGAAAACCCATGGGGTTTAAAAACACCCAAAGGTGAGGTAAGGATGATGTCGAACCTGCTGGATATGGCGGTTTTCCCGGGTACACAAGGCGGCCCGCTGGAGCATATTATCGCTGCTAAGGCTGTTGCCTTTGGCGAGGCCTTGAGCGAAGGCTATATGAAATATATTGTTCAGGTGAAAAAGAATGCCGAGGCCATGGCTACCGAACTGGTTGCCCGCGGCTACGATATTATTTCGGGCGGTACAGATAATCACCTGATATTGATCGACTTGCGCAATAAAAATATCAGCGGTAAAGCTGCCGAGGCTGCACTTGGCGTGGCCGATATCACCGTGAACAAAAACATGGTGCCTTTTGATGATAAATCACCATTTGTAACCTCGGGTATCCGTATTGGTACCGCCGCGGTAACCACCCGCGGGATGAAGGAAAAGGAAATGGAAAAGATCATTGAACTGATTGATGGTGTAATTAATGCGCCTGAGGATGAACATTCTTTAAAAAAAATACGTAAACATGTACACTCGTTAACCGAGAAATTCCCATTGTACAAATAA
- a CDS encoding PAS domain S-box protein yields MSAHTPIPADEQQRLEALRSYEILDSAPEKEYDAITRLASYICQTPVALITLIDGDREWIKSRIGMEHQNSPRTDSFCNYTILDSVVMEVPDAAVDERFHDHKAVTGEQGVRFYAGAPLIDENGYRLGALCVVDLVPRNLTGEQRDALQILAAEVISHLTLRKQKRELEATVRKQEEFFKLFNNSPDIHCIIDAENKIEMINNAVTPILGYEPHEAIGMPVWHFFNSHIDLQKLVNLIEQPDKYKSAEIESEIASRAGEIRWICWSVSMKDNKWYTSGRDITYQKKLLAELEQLSLVANKIDNGVAIMDKNNKAVWINRAFTTITGFEIGEVHGLELSQVLGGDYDDPVILAKINGLLKEKRSFEIELQIQTKDCRTLWISFGSTVVLDEEGNIDKYIKILIDITARKNAEHDLNILSFAARKSPSGFLVRDKDSKVTWMNEAFENITGYTLNEMQGKAFGSMLIGEQSDLGVFEKAIELTRQHKPYEVEMLIYKKDRTPIWVYLSNSPLFNEAGQLERQIGVMVDITERKQQEQQVKLLSLVASNSVSGVVINDAVGHVEWVNDAFTRITGYTLKDVKDYHLGDVLKGELTDVSIIEKTRELSKNKQSFEVDLLVYRKDGQPLWLSVINSVIVNASGQVEKYIEVLIDITAKKKAELELIAAKEEALQLGRAKEMFISVMSHEIRTPLNAVIGISHLLLKDNALAAQKENLNVLKFSADNLMMLINDVLDFTKMETGNVQLEKANINLREIVQGVVATMQFKAVEKGIYVKQHIDKGIPEEVVGDSARLVQILLNLASNAVKFTNEGGISIDLKLVEQSSESIRIRFGVTDTGIGIAPEKINTIFELWKQAEADTTRKYGGTGLGLAISKRLVTLHDSRINVDSVVGQGSTFWFTISFKKTIDHLVIKKNKVEEGLKIHALVVDDNQINRLLINKVLKKWGATADFAENGQEAVDKIKENRNYDVVLMDIHMPIMGGLEATQVVRAIPEAYYQQLPIIALTASMLNSQMDQIGGAGMNDYVLKPFDPKTLFEKLSRYQKQ; encoded by the coding sequence GTGTCAGCGCATACCCCTATTCCGGCAGACGAGCAGCAAAGGCTTGAAGCACTAAGATCGTACGAGATACTGGATAGTGCACCGGAAAAGGAATACGACGCGATAACACGACTGGCATCATACATTTGCCAAACCCCTGTGGCGTTGATAACGCTGATAGACGGCGACCGCGAATGGATAAAATCAAGGATCGGTATGGAGCATCAAAATTCGCCCCGTACCGATTCTTTTTGTAACTATACCATCCTTGACAGCGTAGTGATGGAGGTGCCCGATGCTGCCGTTGACGAACGGTTTCATGACCATAAAGCAGTAACCGGCGAGCAGGGTGTCCGTTTTTATGCGGGCGCTCCCCTTATCGACGAGAATGGCTACCGCCTGGGCGCCCTGTGTGTAGTTGACCTTGTACCCCGCAACCTTACCGGCGAACAGCGCGACGCGCTGCAAATACTTGCCGCCGAAGTTATATCGCACCTTACCCTGCGCAAGCAAAAGCGCGAGTTGGAAGCCACAGTGCGTAAACAGGAAGAGTTTTTTAAGCTGTTCAATAATTCGCCGGATATCCATTGCATTATCGATGCTGAAAACAAGATCGAGATGATCAATAACGCGGTTACGCCCATTTTGGGTTACGAGCCGCACGAGGCCATCGGGATGCCGGTATGGCATTTCTTCAACAGCCATATCGATCTGCAAAAACTGGTTAATTTAATAGAGCAGCCTGATAAATATAAATCGGCAGAGATCGAATCGGAAATTGCCAGCCGCGCCGGCGAAATACGCTGGATCTGCTGGTCGGTAAGTATGAAGGATAATAAATGGTATACCAGCGGCCGCGATATCACCTATCAAAAGAAACTACTTGCCGAACTGGAGCAACTATCGCTGGTAGCCAATAAGATAGATAATGGCGTGGCCATTATGGATAAAAATAACAAGGCGGTTTGGATAAACAGGGCCTTTACTACCATTACCGGTTTTGAAATTGGCGAAGTGCACGGACTGGAATTAAGCCAGGTGTTAGGAGGTGATTATGACGACCCCGTAATCTTAGCCAAAATAAATGGCCTGCTGAAAGAAAAGAGATCCTTTGAAATAGAACTGCAAATACAAACTAAGGATTGCAGAACGCTTTGGATATCATTTGGCAGTACAGTTGTGCTGGATGAGGAGGGAAATATCGATAAATACATCAAGATATTAATTGACATCACCGCCCGCAAAAATGCCGAACACGATCTGAATATCCTTTCATTCGCGGCACGTAAATCGCCAAGCGGCTTCCTGGTGCGCGATAAGGATTCGAAAGTTACCTGGATGAACGAGGCTTTTGAAAACATTACCGGCTACACACTTAATGAAATGCAGGGCAAGGCCTTTGGCAGCATGCTGATAGGCGAACAAAGCGACCTGGGTGTATTTGAAAAAGCGATTGAACTTACCAGGCAGCATAAGCCTTACGAGGTGGAAATGCTGATCTACAAAAAAGACCGCACCCCTATTTGGGTGTATCTTTCAAACAGCCCGCTGTTTAACGAGGCCGGGCAACTGGAACGCCAGATTGGCGTAATGGTGGATATTACTGAACGGAAACAGCAGGAACAGCAGGTAAAACTACTATCGCTGGTGGCCAGTAACTCGGTAAGCGGGGTGGTTATTAACGACGCTGTTGGCCATGTAGAATGGGTGAACGATGCCTTTACACGCATTACCGGCTATACACTAAAGGATGTAAAGGATTATCACCTGGGCGATGTGCTGAAAGGCGAACTGACCGATGTAAGCATCATCGAGAAAACCCGTGAATTATCAAAAAATAAGCAATCGTTTGAGGTTGATCTGTTGGTATACCGTAAAGACGGGCAGCCGCTGTGGCTATCGGTTATTAACTCGGTGATAGTGAACGCCAGCGGACAGGTTGAAAAATATATAGAGGTACTGATTGACATTACCGCCAAAAAGAAGGCCGAACTGGAACTGATAGCCGCCAAGGAGGAAGCCCTGCAACTGGGCCGCGCCAAGGAGATGTTCATATCGGTAATGAGCCATGAGATACGTACGCCGCTGAACGCGGTGATCGGTATATCGCACCTGTTGCTAAAGGATAATGCCCTGGCCGCGCAGAAGGAAAATTTGAACGTGCTGAAATTCTCGGCCGATAACCTGATGATGCTGATAAACGATGTGCTTGACTTTACCAAGATGGAAACCGGTAACGTTCAGCTGGAAAAGGCCAACATCAACCTGCGCGAAATTGTGCAGGGTGTGGTTGCAACCATGCAGTTTAAGGCGGTTGAGAAAGGCATATACGTTAAGCAGCACATAGATAAAGGCATCCCCGAAGAAGTGGTTGGCGATAGCGCGCGCCTGGTGCAAATATTGCTTAACCTGGCCAGCAACGCCGTTAAATTTACCAATGAAGGCGGCATCAGTATAGATTTGAAGCTGGTAGAACAGTCATCTGAAAGTATAAGGATACGATTTGGCGTAACAGATACTGGAATAGGTATTGCACCCGAGAAGATTAACACTATATTTGAGCTGTGGAAACAGGCCGAGGCAGACACTACCCGCAAATATGGCGGTACAGGTTTGGGTTTGGCAATAAGTAAACGTTTGGTCACACTGCACGATTCGAGGATAAATGTGGATAGTGTTGTAGGGCAGGGGTCAACGTTTTGGTTCACGATATCTTTTAAAAAGACTATTGATCACTTAGTAATCAAGAAAAATAAAGTGGAAGAAGGACTGAAAATACATGCGTTGGTGGTAGACGATAACCAGATAAACCGCCTGCTTATTAATAAAGTGCTAAAAAAATGGGGCGCTACTGCCGATTTTGCCGAGAACGGGCAGGAAGCCGTAGATAAAATAAAAGAGAACCGCAACTACGATGTGGTATTGATGGATATCCACATGCCAATAATGGGCGGTTTGGAAGCTACACAAGTAGTAAGGGCCATCCCCGAAGCTTATTACCAGCAATTACCTATCATCGCGCTTACCGCATCGATGCTTAACAGCCAGATGGACCAGATTGGTGGCGCCGGCATGAACGACTACGTGCTGAAGCCGTTTGACCCCAAAACATTGTTCGAAAAACTGAGCCGCTACCAAAAGCAGTAA
- a CDS encoding asparagine synthetase B translates to MDEAQKDHLKSYGIAFWTLQKGEEVDWLLNYRGGSFMLKYDKQVEDECKIRGVSYEVIADAKVNEIMTEVSDPSVNMDIVKLEKAPRMAVYAPKSILPWDDAVTMVLKYAEIPYDLLYDEEVLRGDLGKYDWLHLHHEDFTGQYSKFFNGFRFQQWYIDDVRNNEAVAHKLGYQKVSKMKLDVARHIRDFCGNGGFLFAMCSGTDTFDIALAAANTDICEGMFDGDGADPDAQSKLDFSETFAFQNFTVDMNPMSNRFSNIDVTRSRQVDRTRDFFTLFDFSAKWDVVPSMLTQNHDKVIKGFMGLTTAFNKSLIKPGVTIMGEMKTGNEARYIHGEYGKGQWTFYGGHDPEDYQHQVGDPPTDLKLHPNSPGYRLILNNVLFPAAKKKKQKT, encoded by the coding sequence ATGGACGAGGCGCAGAAGGATCACCTGAAATCGTACGGTATAGCCTTCTGGACTTTGCAAAAGGGCGAGGAGGTTGACTGGCTGCTAAACTACCGCGGCGGCAGCTTTATGCTGAAGTATGATAAGCAGGTGGAAGACGAATGCAAGATCCGTGGTGTAAGCTACGAGGTAATTGCCGATGCCAAGGTAAACGAGATCATGACAGAAGTGAGCGATCCATCGGTAAATATGGATATCGTGAAGCTGGAAAAGGCCCCGCGCATGGCGGTATACGCCCCCAAAAGCATCCTGCCCTGGGACGATGCCGTTACCATGGTGCTAAAATATGCCGAGATCCCTTACGATTTGCTTTACGATGAAGAAGTGCTGCGCGGCGATCTGGGCAAATACGATTGGCTGCACCTGCACCACGAGGACTTTACCGGTCAGTACAGCAAATTTTTCAATGGCTTTCGTTTTCAGCAATGGTATATTGATGATGTGCGTAATAACGAGGCCGTAGCGCATAAACTGGGTTACCAAAAGGTATCAAAAATGAAACTGGATGTAGCCCGCCACATCCGCGATTTTTGTGGCAATGGAGGCTTCCTGTTCGCCATGTGTTCGGGTACGGATACGTTTGATATAGCCCTGGCCGCGGCCAATACCGATATTTGCGAGGGCATGTTTGATGGCGATGGCGCCGATCCCGACGCGCAATCCAAACTGGATTTTAGTGAAACCTTCGCTTTTCAGAATTTTACTGTAGATATGAACCCGATGTCTAACAGGTTCAGTAATATTGACGTAACCCGCTCGCGCCAGGTAGACCGCACCCGCGATTTCTTCACCCTGTTTGATTTTTCGGCCAAGTGGGATGTGGTGCCCAGCATGCTAACCCAAAACCACGATAAGGTGATCAAAGGTTTTATGGGCCTTACTACCGCCTTCAACAAAAGCCTCATCAAGCCTGGCGTTACCATTATGGGCGAAATGAAAACCGGCAACGAGGCCCGCTACATCCACGGCGAATACGGCAAAGGCCAGTGGACCTTTTACGGCGGCCACGACCCCGAAGATTACCAGCACCAGGTAGGCGACCCGCCAACCGACCTGAAATTGCACCCCAATTCACCAGGCTATCGCCTGATATTGAATAATGTACTTTTCCCGGCTGCTAAAAAGAAAAAGCAGAAGACCTGA